The window GCTTTTTCACGATTTACAGTAACGTATAAAATATTTTCTTTAATTTCTGATAAGAGATTTTGATATTCCATGATTAAAAATTTCTATTTTCTGTAACCCAATTTTGAATATATTCAACTATGCTTGCCATTGTTGTACCTGGCGGGAAAAGCTCTCCAACACCTAATTCAGCTAATTTTACCCGATCACTTTCAGGGATTATTCCTCCGCCAGTCAACAATACATCATCCATATTTTTCTCTTTCATAAAATGAATTATTTTTGGGAAAACGGTCATGTGTGCGCCAGACAAGATGGATATTCCAATGGCATCCACGTCTTCTTGGAGGGCTGTATTTACAACCATTTCTGGCGTTTGCCTAAGTCCAGTATAAATTACTTCCATTCCAGCATCGCGAAGTGAAGTAGCAATTACCTTTGCGCCACGATCATGGCCATCCAAGCCAACTTTCGCAACTAAAACACGTATCGGTCGATTTAATACTTTGCTCATAAAGAATATTAAGTTGGTGTAAATGTATTCATTTTGAGGTTATAAGGAAATAGAAGGAAGAGGAAAATGGTTAAGTAGTAAATTGAGAATAGGAAATAGGAAATTGATTAACTGCTCATTCATTAACATTTAGCGCTTTTTACTTTTTAAGGAAAAAGGGAACAGGAAATTGACTTATTGCCTTATTTCAGTTTCCTATTCTCTAGTTCCTTTTTTCTATTTCCCAATTGTCTATTACCTATTTCCTTCCCTGTGGTTTCTGTTCATATTATCTATTTAACATTCATTACAAAATTACGCTCAATCTTTTTACCTTTGCAGTCCTAATTTACAGGTTTTTATGAGTGAAGAAAAGTCATTGAACTTTATTGAAGAAATTGTTGAGAGCGACTTAAATAGTGGTAAGTATAAAACTTTGGTTACACGTTTTCCACCTGAACCAAATGGTTATTTACACATTGGCCACGCAAAGGCAATATGCCTGAATTTTGGCTTAACACAGAAATATGGTGGTTATACTAATTTACGTTTTGATGATACCAACCCTGTAACTGAAAAAACAGAATATGTAAATAGTCAGCAGGAAGATATTAAATGGCTAGGATTTTCGTGGAAAAATGAACTTTATGCATCAGATTATTTTGATCAACTTTACGCATTTGCGGTAAATCTGATTGAAAAAAACTTGGCTTATGTTGATGAAAGCACAGCTGATGAAATAGCAACCTTAAAAGGAACGCCAACTGAACCTGGTCAAGATAGCCCTTATCGCAATCGCAGCATTGAAGAAAACCTCGATATTTTTACCAGAATGAAAAATGGTGAATTTGCTGATGGCGCTTATATATTAAGGGCAAAAATAGATATGACAAGCACCAATATGTTGATGCGTGATCCTATTATTTATCGCATTAAACATGCGGAACATCACCGTACGGGCAACAAATGGTGCATTTACCCAATGTATGATTTTGCCCACGGTCAGAGTGATAGCATCGAAAATATAACTCATTCAATATGTACTTTAGAATACGTTTCTCATCGAGAATTGTATGATTGGTTTATTGAAAAATTGGAAATTTTTCCTTCAAAGCAATACGAATTTGCTCGTTTAAATATAACCAGTACGGTAATGAGCAAACGCAAATTACTGCAATTGGTAAACGAAAATTTAGTTACCGGATGGGATGACCCACGCATGCCAACCATTAGTGGTTTGCGCAGGAGGGGTTTCACACCAAAAAGTATTCGCGAATTTTGTGAACGGATTGGTATTGCCAAACGCGAAAATTTAATTGAACTGAGTTTATTAGAATTTTGTATTCGTGAGGATTTAAATAAAACGGCTAATCGTGTGATGGCAGTTTTAGACCCAATTAAATTGGTTATTACAAATTATCCTACGGGCGAAACGGAAAATTTGATAGGCGAAAACAATCCAGAAGCTGAAGACGGTGGCGGTACCAGAATTATTCCTTTTAGTAACGAGCTTTACATCGAAAGAGAAGATTTTATGGAAGTTCCGGCAAAAAAATGGTTTCGTTTAGCGCCTGGAGCAACTGTTCGTTTAAAATTTGCTTACATTGTTAAGTGCGAAAAATTTATTAAAGATGACAATGGAAATGTAACTGAAATTCATTGTACTTACTTTCCAGAATCAAAAAGTGGAAACGATACCAGTGGAATTAATGTGAAAGGAACAATTCATTGGGTTAGTGCGCAACATGCTAAAACCGCAGAAATTCGTTTATATGATCGCCTTTTTACATCAGAAACACCTGACAATGAAGAAGGAGATTTTAAGGAATATTTAAATGCTGAAAGCTTAACAGTATTGCCTAATGCTTATATTGAGCCTGCTTTAGCAGATGCTAATACGGAAGAACGCTATCAATTTATTCGTAAAGGATACTTTTGTTTAGATAAAGATTCTACAGAAGATAAATTAGTTTTTAACCGTACAGTAACATTAAAGGATACGTTTAAGAAACCAAATTAGATCATTCCTAAATCCTCCGTAAAGGGAAGGGCTTCCAAATTTTCCATAAAAAAAGCCACAGGTATAATAGATTAATTCTATTTTCTGTGGCTTTTAAGTTTTAGATTATTTTAAACAAACCTTACAATCTCTTAGTATTTTGTATAAACATTGTACAAAACCAAAACATCTACCGGCGTTAAAGTTGGTGTTATATCACTTTGAATGTAATGAATTTTGAAAGCGGTTATCGCTGCTGAAAGATTACTAGTATCATAGCCAATATATTTTAATGCCATTTCTGTATTAAAATCTAAAGGTGGGTTTTTAAGCACATTATCGTACCAGAATCCAAAACCAGCATCGGCAAGTTTCTTCCATGGGAAATTTTTAGGATCGTTTTTCCTTTTAGGTGCAATATCAGCATGACCGATAAAGTTTGCGGTAGGAATATTATAGGTTTTCTTTAAAGTGGCTAATAATTTTATTAAGCTACTAATTTGTGCATCAGGCCATGGGTCTGTTAATCCGTTATTATCCAACTCAATACCGATCGATGAAGAATTAAGATCAGTATCTTTGCCCCATTTACTTATGCCAGCATGATTAGCACGAAGATAATCGTTAACCATATGCACCACTTTACCATCTCTGCTAACTACATAATGTGCACTCGTACCTGCTCTGGTAGAAAAAAATGTAGTGATCGTCTGGGCCAAGCTATCTTGTGCCGTATGGTGAATCACAACAAAGTTTGGCTTCCTAATTCCGAAGTTAACCGAGCCAATCCATTGCTGGTTTGCAGCGCTTAATGAGTCATAGAGTTGCCCTTGTGGCGGGGTGTTTGCAATAATTGTAGCAAAGTCTTTAGCCTTGGTTTTATAAATTTTTTCCGTTACAGCATATTTATTTGTGCTGCATGAAGTAATAAAAAGAATACATCCAACAAATAAGATTACGGAAGATTTTAAAGAATTTATAGGTAACATAGCATTATAAATTATTAGCATTGAATTTACAAAGTTAGGCTAAACTTAATCCTTTACATCAAACTTTATACAAAGCTTTTAAATTTTACTAATTTTGTGCCTACATACTTAAATAATGAAAGATTTATACAGATTAAATTCTCTTTTAATTGCATTTGCTTCATCAATTTTACTTTTGTCGGCTTGTAATGAAACTCCAAAACCTACTGAAAAAAAGGTTGTATCAGAAGAAAAGGATAGTTTAATTAGTTACGTTGCCCAACGTTTACCTATTTACGAAAGGGTAAAATTAACGACTAATATTAATCAGTTAAGTATAAATGACCGTAAGATTTTACCGCTGTTAATTCAGGCTGCGGAAATTATGAATGAACTTTATTGGAAACAAGTTTATCCGCAACGCGATAGTTTAATGGCTACCATTAAAGATGAAAAAACACGAGATTTTGTTTCCATTAATTATGGCCCATGGGATAGGTTAAATAATGACAAACCTTTTGTTACTGGCGTTGCTGCTAAACCTGCAGGCGGATCTTTTTACCCTTACGGAATAACTAAAGAAATTATTGAAAAATCTGACTTGAAAGATAAATATGGTGCATATTCCGTAATACAACAAGATAGTACAGGTAAATTGAGTACCGTTCCTTATCACGTTTTATTCGCTTCTGAACTTCAACGAGTATCTTCATTGTTAAAGCAGGCAGCGCTTACAGCTGATGATGCGGGCTTAAAAAAATACCTAAATCTAAGAGCTGATGCTTTGGTTACCGATAATTTTACGGCAAGTGATTACGCTTGGTTGGATATGAAAACCAATGGTCTTGATCTGATAATTGGTCCGATAGAAAATTATGAGGATAAGCTTTTTAACGCCAGAACCAGTTATGAGGCTTATGTTTTAATTAAAGATTTAGCATGGAGTAAACGCCTGGCAAAGTATGTAAAAATGTTGCCAGAGTTACAAAAAAACCTTCCTGTTGCTGCAAAATACAAAACCGAAACTCCTGGAACTGATTCAGAACTTAATGCATATGATGTAGTTTATTATGCTGGTGATTGTAATGCCGGATCGAAAACAATCGCGGTCAATTTACCCAACGATGAAAAAATTCAGCAGGAAAAAGGTACCAGAAGATCTCAGTTAAAAAATGCGATGAAAGCTAAATTTGATAAAATTTTAGTACCAATTTCGAAGGAACTTATTGATGCCGATCAACAACAGTATATTAAATTTGATGCTTTTTTTGCTAATGTGATGTTTCATGAAGTCGCACACGGTTTAGGCATCAAAAAAACAATTACTGGTAAAGGTTTCGTTAGAGCAGCATTGAAAGAACAATATAGCTGGTTGGAAGAGGGAAAGGCAGATATTTTGGGATTGTATATGGTAACTGGTCTACTTAAAAAAGGAGAATTAACGGGCGACATTAAAGATTATTACACCACTTTTATGGCTGGAATTTTACGCTCCGTTCGTTTTGGCGTATCAGAAGCGCATGGCAAAGCCAATATGCAATGTTTTAATTATTTTGAAGAAAAAGGTGCTTTTGAACGTACTGCGAAAGGGACCTATAAAGTTAATTATGACAAATTTGCCACTGCAATGAATGATTTAAGTGCATTTATAATTACCCTACAAGGAAATGGTGATAAAGCAGCAGTTGAAAAAACGCAAAAAACAATGGCTATAATTTCACCTAGTTTACAACAAGATCTAGATAGATTAACAAAGAGAAATATTCCGGTAGATTTAGTTTTCGAACAAGGAGTAGACGTTCTGGGAGTAAAATAAAAATATTTTATATTTATGAAGCCGCTGATTGAGCAATGTAGTTGCAACAATCAGCGGCTTTTTTTATTCGAAGTAGAAATTATTAGGCTAATAAATTTAATAGTTATTATAGAAATAACTTATGTTATCAACCAGCTGATTATATATTGGCTTTGTAAACTCCGCAAATAGCGCATTTGGCGGTGGTGGAAGTGATTCTCTCCTTTTAGTCATTGCCAATTGTTGCTTATTTAAAGCCCGATCATCGCCTTTATAACTAGCCCAAGTATCTTTCCAAACATAGTTCCCTTGAAACTTTTGCTGATAAACAATTTGCTTACTGTTCCAATCCGTAATAACCATATTTAGCAATCCCGATGAAGATATATTTTTCTCAAAAATACTGAAATTAGCTTTTACTGTTCCATAAACAGGTTTTCGCTCACGGGTTTCTCCAATAATAACGCTATCAAGTTTCAATTTCTCTACACGTTCTTTTACGTAAGTTTCTCCAACAAAAAAATCATCAAAGTTTACTTAATAATTGATCTGGAATAATTTTTTGCGTAGCGGCTTGATCTTCACCATAAAAAATAATAAACTTATTTCGTGCATAGTTTCCAATAAACCGATCAATTTGTTGCTGAAAATAATCACCACTTAATTTATACCTACTGCTATTGATTAAAATTGGTTGCACCACCACACGTGTAACTGCTGCCCAGTATGCATCATCCATTTTGGCTTTTATATCTTTATAGTCTGGCTGCAGATTTTGTGCTTTTTCGAACTCATAATAACCTTTTTTTGCCGATTGTTTATTGTTTTCTGATAGATAAGAAACCCCAGAATTGTATCGTGCAACAGCAGCATTATATTTACTTTCTGAAAGTTCCTTATTATATTTTACTGGGCTTGGAATAAGGATCATACAAGCCGGACAACTATTAATGTCATCAGCCAATTGATTTATTTTTTGATAATCATACAGCACAGATTCCCATCTAAATAAATCATTCGATGCTTTCGCTTCTTCAATTTTTCTCAAATGATCTTTCAAAGCAAAGTTGTAAGCAGAAGTTAGCACTTGCATTGCCTCACTATTTTTAGGTGAGTTTTGTAAACGACCAACAGCTTTGATAACTGAGCCGTCATAGTCGCCCTTTTCTAGCGCATTTTTTCCTGTAGTGCAACTACTGATCATTATTGCCGTTAAATAGGTAAAGTATTTTAATAGAGAGGTCTTTTTCATGGCAGTGATTTTTAATTTGAAAGAATGATTAGCGTATGTTTTTTATTGATTCATTTGTTAATTTTGCATTGCAATACTACACTATTTAAAGAAGACGATTGATAATGAAAATAAGTTGCAAGCAATATGAATTGGAACTAAAACATCCATTTTCCATCTCTAAATTTACCAGAACAAGTACCCCAATCATGCTACTGAAAATTCAGCATGAAGACATCGTTGGTTATGGAGAAGCATCTATGGTGCCCTATATGGGAGAAAGTTTCGAAAGTGCCAACACTTTTTTAAACAAGATAAATTGGGATGAAATAAAGTTTCCGTTTGATTTTGAACAAATATTAGCATACCTCGATAGCCTTTCTCCTGGTCAGCCGGCCATTAAAGCAGCAATAGATATTGCTTTAAATGATATTAAAGGAAAGGTTTTAAATAAGCCGTGTTATGAAATTTACGGATCTGATTTATCTAAAATGCCCGTAACATCATATACCATTGGTATTGATACCCCAGAAGTAATTAGAGAAAAATTAAAAGATGCAGCAAACTTTAAGGTAATTAAAGTAAAACTCGGAAGAGATAATGATAAGGAAATTATCGAAGCGATTAGAAGTAAGACAAATGTTCCTTTGTACGTAGATGCGAACCAAGGATGGGTTGATAAAATTAAAGCAATTGATTTAATTTATTGGTTGCATACGAAAGGTGTGGTGTTGATCGAGCAACCGATGGATAAAAATAATCTGGATGGAAATGCCTGGCTTACCGAGCGAAGCCCAATTCCTTTATTAGCTGATGAAGCCGTGCAACGGTTAGCTGATATGGATAATTTAAAAGGCGCTTACCACGGAATTAACGTGAAATTGATGAAAAGCTGTGGAATGTACGAAGGGCATCAAATGATTTTAAAAGCAAAATCTTTTGGAATGAAGGTTTTAATTGGCTGCATGAGCGAAACGAGTTGTGCCACTTTAGCGGCCGCTGCTTTGGCTCCTTTATGCAATTGGGCAGATTTAGACGGACCTTGGTTAACGAAGAATAACCCATTTATCGATCCTCAATTTGTTGAGGGTAAATACGTCCTCAAAAGTTTACCGGGTTTAGGTTTGGAGGGAATTAAAGCTGATCTTTTTCCTTATACGTTTTCCTAATATCTTTCATCAACTGAATTTTAAAATAAAATAAACACGCTCCAGTACCAACTAAAAAGGCTGCAGGAATGTATTTTCCATTTTGATAACACCATACCAATCCAAAAATAGAAAGGATAATGCCCAGATTATAAAAGATATTTAATGCAAATTTTTTACCCACGAATAAAATGATTGAATGAAAGAATTAACGAATTTTGAATGAATGAATACAATTAGCGCTTGTCCAATTCAACTATTCCTTCATTCAAAATTATAATTATTTAATAAACTGGCATTTCAGGATCAAATGCATCTTGCCAAGCTAGTATGCCACCTTTTAGGTTGTATAGATTATCAAAACCATATTGAGATTCTAATTGCATCACCGCAGCAGCGCTTCTTTTGCCACTTCTACATTGCACAATTACAGGTTTATCTTTAGCAACTTTATCTGCTTCAATTAAAATTCCTCCTAAAGGAATATTTTCTCCATCAAGGTTAGAAACTTCATATTCGAAGGTTTCGCGAACATCAATAAGTTGAAAATCTTCTTTATTATCTATTTTCTGTTTTAGTTCTTGTACCGTTATCTCTTTCATTGCTCAAAGTATTTTTACAAATATAAGAAAATCAATGCGATCGTAAACATCAAAACAATGCCATATATTTTAGTTTAAACTGTAACATATGTAAAGTCGCGGCGTTTAACTTTAAATAGTTGAAAATGGAAAAACTTAATCGATTTTTTTGGTTTTGTTCTGGCGCTCAAATTTCTACGCTAGAAAAATATCCTTCAGAACAAAACAAATATACTGGCATTGGTGCCACAATCTTCTTTACAGGATTATTTGCAGCTTTATCTGGAGGCTATGCCATTTATTTCGTTTTTAAAGGCGATGATTTTGCTGTTATTTTCGCTCTCATTTTTGGCTTTTTATGGGGAGCTGCTATTTTTAACATGGATAGATATATTGTATCTAGCATAAATAAAAGCGCAAGTACAAACAAACAACTTTTACAGGCCACACCACGTATTTTATTGGCGATTATGATCGGCATGGTTATTTCCCGACCAATAGAATTAAAGATTTTCGATAAGGAAATTAAAGAGCGTTTAAAAGTAAGTTACTTAAATGGGCAACGTTCTAAAATTGATACTCTAAATAAAGCTTTTGAAAAGAAATATCAGGTTGAATTTGGGAGATTAAATCAACAAAAAGCCACAAGAGATTCGTTAGAAAAAGGAATTAAAGCCGATCGACAAAAATTAAATTTTGAAATTTTTGGTAATAAAACTACTGAAACTTCTGGAGTTATGGGTTATGGACCTTATGCAAAACGTAAGGAAACAGAAATCCAACAACGCACATTAGAACTTGATAGTTTAAAAGCCACTATTAATAAATCTGAATCATTTGTTGATAAACGGAAAGAGTTCGATGGCTTATTTACAGAAAAATTGTACACCAAAAAGCAACTTGATAGCTTATCTAATATTGCCGGTTTTGCTGATAGGAATTGGGCGCTTGGTCAGCTTAAATTTAATGTAGATGGAACAAAGGATGACAATACATCTATTGCAGTAACTTTTATTGGTTTGCTTTTTATATTTTTTGAGTGTTTGCCGGTTTTCGTAAAGCTGATGAGCGCTCGCGGGCCTTACGATTTTGATACTTTTGATAGTGATGAGGTGGCAATTTATAAATCTAAAAAAGATAAGGATTTTCACTTTGAAGTAACAGATAACATTCATGAAACAAGGGTTGATTCTGAATCGACCAAACAAAAAGAGATTATCAAAAGGAAAGCTTACCGCGATTTAGAAAGATATGATTGGGATAAGGATTAGTAAAGGAAAATTGTTTTCCTTAAAAACAGTTGGAATATTAACACCTGCCATGCAAAAATTTAGAGATAACTGGTTAAATTCGCAATTAAAATCCAAATAACTTATTTAGATCAATAATCATATACCAAATGAAAAAAACTTTTCTTTTTACCCTTGTTGCCTTTGCTGGTTTGCAACTTAAAGCGCAAAATATCGATAAAATTATCACCAAGGAATACGCTGATCACTTAATAAAAACATTAAGTGCCGATGATATGCAAGGTCGTGCTACTTTTACGCCAGGCATTGATAAAGCAGCAACTTTTATTGAATCAGAATTTAAAAAAATAGGTTTACAACCTTTAGCTGGCGAAAAAACTTTTCGTCAGAGTTTTTTTAGATATCAAATAACAAATGAAAGTGGCAATTTAAAAATCGATGGTCAAGAAGTATCAAGTGAAAACTTTATGGTATCTGGTTTAATAAGCGAAACTGTAAGTTTAGATAAATCAAATACAACAGTATCAAAATTAGATCCTGATAAACCATTTGTTGCTCAATTTAGGGCAATTACTGCTGCAGGGAAAAATCAAATTGTGTTAGTCGACAATAAATTTGCGGATAATTTTAGGCGTTACAAGGGTTTTCTTAATAGACCATCTTCTATAGCAGAAAAGGATTTCAATTCTCCAAAAATGGCTGTTCAGATTTTTGTTTTAGGCAAAGATACCTGTACAGATTTTACTGCGACATTTAAAAATAAAGTAAATAAAATGCCTTTATTCAATGTTGCGGGCATGATTCCAGGAAAATCTAAAGCAAAAGAATTGGTTGTATTTTCTGGTCACTATGATCATTTAGGCATTACAAAATCAGTAGATGGCGATAGTATTGCAAATGGAGCTGATGATGATGCATCAGGAACTACCGCAATGATTGCTTTGGCGAAATATTATAAGGCCCAAAAAAATAACGAGCGTACTTTAATTTTTGTTGCTTTTACTGCGGAGGAAATCGGTGGTTTCGGCGCAAAATACTTCTCACAAAAGTTAAATCCTGATGAAGTAGTTGCGATGTTTAATATTGAAATGATTGGAAAAGATTCAAAATTCGGCAAGAATACAGCGTTTATAACAGGTTACGAAAGATCAGATTTTGGAAAGATTTTGCAGAAGAATTTAAGCGGAACGGAATTTACTTTTCACCCAGATCCTTATCCAGATCAAAATTTATTTTACAGAAGTGACAATGCAACACTTGCTGCATTAGGTGTTCCGGCGCATACCATTAGTACTGACAAAATCGATATTGATAAATTATATCACACTGTTAAAGATGAGTATAGCTCGTTAGATGTTGAAAATATTTTATCAACGATAAAAGCAATTGCGAAAAGTGCGACCACTATTATTAATGGAACTGATACACCAACTAGGATTCCAAAACTACAACAATAAGGTTTGTGGGGAAACAGACCGAAGACTTTAGCTTATAACAAAAAAGAAGCCACAGATTTACAGATTAATAATCTGCGGATCTGTGGCTTTTATAGTTAAATTAAAACTTAAGTTCCATCACATAATCATCCATAAAATAACCTCCGCCAATATCAATTTTTACAGAATCTTTTATATTGAAGCCTGCTTTTTTGTAAAAGTCAGCAGCTTTATTATTCTTATTTACATTCAGTTCTAATGCAGAACCACCAGCATCTTTAACTTGATTAAACACTTCATTAATTAAAATTTTTCCTACACCTTTTCCATGCGCTGATGGTAAAACATAAAGCTTATGCAGTTTGTAAACTCTATTTTCGTGGTCAACAATGGAGTAACCGGCAAAGCCATATTGTTTGTCTCTATCTTCTGCAAATAAGAAAATATGACCTTCCAAAAATTGTTTCAATAACTCGCCTTTGTTGTACATTTTATCGAGCATATAGTCGATTTGTGCTTGACCAATTATCTCTAAATAAGTGTTTGGCCAGGTTTCTTTGGCAATATCTCGAATCAATTCGATATCTTCTTCTTTTCCTTTTCTAATCGTGATCATAGTGGTTCACTGATAAAAACTGGTTGTCCGGAGAACGTAAACTCAACAAAACCATCCTTAACAACTTGAAAAACTTCTTCTTCATTCTGCATTAAATTCGTAACCTCTAAGTATCTGTTTCCATGAATTAAGAATTCACTTCCGGCAGGTTTCCAAACAGAAAAACCAGATTTTATTGCATAATGTTTTGCTTTTTCTGTAAACACAACAAGGTTAATTTTATCTTCAAACCCGGCAAATTTTTCCAAATCGAATTTATTCGTGATTACATTAACCGCAGGAAACTTTTCCTCATACAAATAATTAATGGCTACCATTAAAGCATCAACCGGACCTTGAATAATTTTGGTATCTTCCTGAACCTCTTGGTCCGTTCCATTTACCAAAACATCAACCTTTACTCCTAGCGAAAAAATTTTATCATAATTTTCTGCGTTGACCAACAGCGTAGGGCTCCATTCTAAAAGCTGACCTAAAAATTCTTCATTGAAATTTCCTAGCTCATCAATATATAAAGCTGGCTCTTGTTTTTCTTTTACAATATGGTGTGAAGACATGCTGCGAATATAAAAATTTAGTGTCAAATAGCTTGTATTATGAACCAATAGCTTTTATCGCGTCGTAAAAATCCTGGTAAGCCTCTTCAAATACATCAGCAAAGTTTATCGCACCAGAAACTGCAATTCCATAAATCCCAGCTTGCATTAAAGCCTCAACATCGTAAATTTTAATTCCGCCAACGGCTAAGATTGGTAGGGTAAGATTTAAAATCGCTATTTCTTTTACAGCCATTTTATAATCTTCTAAACTGATTAATGGGTAATTGTTTGGTTTAGTTTCTGTAATGGCATATGGCCCATAGCCTACATAATCTGCACCTTCTTTTGCCTGCCTAATTAAATTCTCAACAGTGTTTGCAGAGCCACCTAAAGTAATATCATTACCAACAAATTTTCTTAAAGCTATAAAATCGGCATTTATATCTTCCATATGGAAACCTTGAATATCCGCTTTGCCATTTAAATGAATATGGTCGGTTACAATTAAGGTTGTTCCCCAATCATCGCAAATTTCTGCAATGGCATTTATATCTAAAAGAAGGTCTTCATCAGCTTTGCTTAAACAACGATATTGAATCCATTTTGCACCAGCTTCGCAAGCATTTTGAGCCTGTTCAACATGTGTTAAATGTGGAATATC is drawn from Pedobacter mucosus and contains these coding sequences:
- a CDS encoding M20/M25/M40 family metallo-hydrolase; this translates as MKKTFLFTLVAFAGLQLKAQNIDKIITKEYADHLIKTLSADDMQGRATFTPGIDKAATFIESEFKKIGLQPLAGEKTFRQSFFRYQITNESGNLKIDGQEVSSENFMVSGLISETVSLDKSNTTVSKLDPDKPFVAQFRAITAAGKNQIVLVDNKFADNFRRYKGFLNRPSSIAEKDFNSPKMAVQIFVLGKDTCTDFTATFKNKVNKMPLFNVAGMIPGKSKAKELVVFSGHYDHLGITKSVDGDSIANGADDDASGTTAMIALAKYYKAQKNNERTLIFVAFTAEEIGGFGAKYFSQKLNPDEVVAMFNIEMIGKDSKFGKNTAFITGYERSDFGKILQKNLSGTEFTFHPDPYPDQNLFYRSDNATLAALGVPAHTISTDKIDIDKLYHTVKDEYSSLDVENILSTIKAIAKSATTIINGTDTPTRIPKLQQ
- a CDS encoding GNAT family N-acetyltransferase, with the protein product MITIRKGKEEDIELIRDIAKETWPNTYLEIIGQAQIDYMLDKMYNKGELLKQFLEGHIFLFAEDRDKQYGFAGYSIVDHENRVYKLHKLYVLPSAHGKGVGKILINEVFNQVKDAGGSALELNVNKNNKAADFYKKAGFNIKDSVKIDIGGGYFMDDYVMELKF
- a CDS encoding thiamine pyrophosphokinase; this translates as MSSHHIVKEKQEPALYIDELGNFNEEFLGQLLEWSPTLLVNAENYDKIFSLGVKVDVLVNGTDQEVQEDTKIIQGPVDALMVAINYLYEEKFPAVNVITNKFDLEKFAGFEDKINLVVFTEKAKHYAIKSGFSVWKPAGSEFLIHGNRYLEVTNLMQNEEEVFQVVKDGFVEFTFSGQPVFISEPL
- a CDS encoding thiamine phosphate synthase; this translates as MKYIEKLHYITHDIPHLTHVEQAQNACEAGAKWIQYRCLSKADEDLLLDINAIAEICDDWGTTLIVTDHIHLNGKADIQGFHMEDINADFIALRKFVGNDITLGGSANTVENLIRQAKEGADYVGYGPYAITETKPNNYPLISLEDYKMAVKEIAILNLTLPILAVGGIKIYDVEALMQAGIYGIAVSGAINFADVFEEAYQDFYDAIKAIGS